The Brassica napus cultivar Da-Ae unplaced genomic scaffold, Da-Ae ScsIHWf_2387;HRSCAF=3085, whole genome shotgun sequence region GATTTTGTCAACGATTTGGAACCTTACAAATCAATGTGGAAAATAAGAGTGAAAGTGATTCGAACATGGAAGCAATACTCGGGTCCTGTGGGAGAGACCCTAGAAATGATTTTGGTAGATTCCAAAGTAAGTTGTTCTTTAACTCAATTTTGTTATCAAAGTattctaatatgttattttgtaagcattttaatattgttttatatttaaatgggATAAAGAGACATGATCCATGATACCATGAAGAAAGAATTGGTTAGCCAGTTTATGGTTTGAGGACACACAAATTCATCTCTCTTTAATAAGGGGATTGGGTAAGTTAACCTGGTTTTAATAATTAGTTTGTATTTACAAATAATGTCATGTGCTAAAAGTCATGTATTTTTACACTGCTTACAGGTATGTTCATATTAAGTGGTACCTTATGGTGCTATTGCTCAAGTTTTACATAATTTCTggaactcaatttttttttttaaacgctgatttattatgatattacaattatgagaaagattacatagaatattcgacaaccgacaatactacatgccttatgaggatctacgcctaactgcatcacctgagttGTCCTACGAAGACCTATGTCTGGCCGGattttacttgcaccatgttgaagatcccttaTAAGCGTTTCTTCcatagtctgcataattgtttaataaatcgcttTCTCCTCCGTGAATTGAAACCTGGACCTCCTATAATGCGCAATCTGCAAAAAATTGTATAGTCTGGAATTTGAACCCCATACCTGgatgtagaagcctttaaaccttaaccaatttATGCAACTGTTGTTTGGGGTGTAGGTAATTTACCCCCCGAAAAGAAACAGAAAAGCCTGGCTTCAAGGCTAAATATGAACAAATGGGATATTATATAAACCCTgcgaaaaaacaaaacaaaaatgaatatggacttcaaatttttatttcttaaacaaattattaaatttttccaTACTTTTATAATTGTTAAATTAACCATATCTAGAGCAAGGATTTTATACAATTTCTGTAAATATGgacatgtttctttttttttttgttaaatatatatggaCATGTTACTTTCAACTTACACAGTTAGTTTTCGTGATTTATAATGcatgtaaaataaaatcaatttagTATTCatgatttatttaaaatttagcatatatatttatatcattttaatattgtaattttaatCTCACCCATGCGCAAAAcgcggatcttatcctagtttatTATATGCCACGATTAATTCACACATTTGTGGaatggttaatttttttaagagaagaagaaacatgtaAAGCATATCATTTTCATGGGTTCGTTTATAGGAGTATTAATTAGTTTAATATAAGGGAGATTAGAATATATATGGAAACAGCTTCTTTCTAAATGCTATAATACGTTTATTTCTAAATGTTATAATACGTTTTTAGATTTAgataacaattaattaattaataacatAACTAATAAATATAGGAGTGGTATTATGTAACAAACTCAAAGGCATAATCCTATTAaagattctgctttaatagtatagattaaattttgacccgcgcttgattgtctatttttaaatatttaattttataacataaatttataattaaattttgtataatgtgttttattaacattatttaatagttgttttatatgttttgaaTGACCAATATCtacaaatgttattttttttacaacaaacatTTAAAGATTTGTTAGTCTCCCAGTGGTCGAGACACTTGATATCTACAAAtgttaattttatgaaaaaaattcctaattttttgaaaatttaaatggaACTCAAAATCCATATACTAAAACGTTTAATACGAAAAGGAGAATCCATGTGTTGAGCCCAAATCGTATCCAAGCTATGACATATTTATTGAAcctaaaatatagtttttatttacttgtttaaatatttttggatctAACTTTTTTAATGCAAAAATTGCATATTTTGGAAATCgtatgaaatatatttatgtgCACAATCGGTTACATTAACATATATGGATTTTTGCCTACAACTATTTTCAAGAATTAAACAATTGATTGAAGAATAAAAGATGCACTCCCATAATTATAGGAGTGTATCTATTCTAGgctatttaaataaaaaattaaaaaaacttacattAATGAGTGGCATACCATTGTAAATTAACTCAAATAACTAAGATCAGAATTCTATTAGATTCTACTTGGTCCCTACATTGTGCTTACATAGAATCACATTTAATcgaaagtatatttttaataacaagtATTGAAACCAAATGTGAACATATcatacataatataatatatattatctcagtaaatatttatttatgttttgagcATATTTTAACTAAACTTGAACATAACTTAGACAAAAgccaaactaaaccaaaataacTTGCATCAAAGTAAACCAAATTTCAACTTTTGTCGTCCCTAAAACCGAACAAAAACCAAGTCGTAAACTGGAATATTGTTCACTCTAAGATGAGAcacaagttttaaaattatgatgaaagtatatttaaataaaatatatatgtaaatatttatgacaatttttTCAAATAGCCATTTTAAGTGtttgtcataaaaatagttctaaaaaaatattcaaaatagctttttttattttgaaactttttaatatttattttttatttttaaaattttgaattcattCCCAAAACCCAACCCCTTGATCTAAACCATAAGTCTTATATTAGTTAACCTTAAGGGTATAAATGCATACCCTCcagtaaaacttttttttgtgaaattaaactaaaatgactatataagagaatttctcaaatatttatgtgtaaataaatatatacttaactacatgttaaaaaaagagaacatgTTTACGTATATTTTTAGCTATATGAAAAAAATGGAAGTTATATTGACATAAATAACACCCCATTTATAGAAAACGCACCAAGTCAGAAGGATATCGCGCATGATTTGCTAATTCTATATCATTCTATTTTTAGCTAGTTAGAAGGAGTTTGTGGTTTTCAATTTCCTTCTGCGCTGCTATAAAACGGACTTTCGTCTCATCATCAgaaccaaaaacataaaaacaaaaaaaaaaaaaaaaaaaagctagtaTAAATAAGACAAAATCAAAGAGAATAAAAATGGTGGGTTTGCGCAGAGCAAAGACGGTACTTCTTGTATTAGTAGTGGTTATTTCCAACACAATAGCAACCGGGGCACCCCTTGATCCAGGACCCAAAGGAAGCGGCGCAGCTGCACCGCTTGGCGCTACGGTTCCCGGAGGAGGCAATGCAGCTGCACCGGTTGGAGCTACAGCACCAGCAGCAGCCGCAGGAGGCCTTGCAGCTGCACCAGCAGGAGCCGCAGGAGCCGCAGGATCACTTGACGTTAAAGCAGCAGGAGCCAAAGGAGACGGAACAACCGATGACACTGCGGTACGTACCAAATCTgatattacatatattatacgtttttattctcatttattttattaagttacgtatggtttttatatatagGCATTTACGGCTGTGTGGAAAACAGCATGTGAAGCACCAGGACCGAGCACGATTACAGTGCCAAAGGGTGACTATTTGGTGAGTTCTTAGGTCCATGCAAGGGTCCCGTCACTTTCGAAATGAGTGGCAATATGAAAGCTCCAGCTACGGTCGCTGCCGTTAAGCCTAACTCTGGATGGGTTGATTTTACTAATCTTGCTGATTTCACTTTGAACGGAAACGGAGCCATTTTCGACGGTCAAGGCTCACTCGCCTGGAAGGCCAATGACTGCGCCAAAACTGGAAAGTGCAACTCTCTCCCCATTGTAAGAACATTCACTTACGTTAgctataattttaatgataataaactatatttaaatgAGTATATATGCTTTTTGGTAACAGAACATACGATTCACGGGTCTAACAAACTCGAAAATTATCGGCATAACATCAACGAACAGCAAACTTTTCCACATGAACGTTCTCAACTGCAAGAACGTAACTCTTGAGAATATTGGTATTGATGCACCTCCGGAGAGTCTCAACACCGATGGTATCCACATCGGAAGGTCCATTGGCGTGAACTTAATAGGGGCAAAGGTTAAAACCGGAGATGACTGCGTTTCCATAGGAGATGGTACTGAAAATCTCATTGTTGAGAATGTGGAATGTGGACCAGGACACGGCATTGCTGTAGGAAGTCTTGGAAGGTACCCTAATGAGCAACCAGTCAGAGGAGTCACCGTGAGGAAATGCCTCATCAAGAACACCAGTAATGGTGTTCGCATCAAGACATGGCCTGGATCTCCCCCCGGTATCGCCTCCAACATTATTTTTGAGGATATCACAATGGACAATGTTAGCACTCCTGTTCTCATCGACCAAGAGTACTGTccgtacactacaagaaaacatcaaggattctgagggaaaaaattgtcggaatttcgtcggaatatcgttattccgacgacataccgacgaaacacgtcgtcggaaataattcctcggaatttattttttcctcggaaatccctcggaattttccgtcggaattccgaggaaataaatttccgaggaaattccgaggatcactagtttgtcggaaatgccctcggaatataccgagggagaacttcgtcggtataattcctcggaagttcatcgatcgatgcgttttttggacatatatacatcgatcgataggagtataccgacggacattttcctcggtttattccgaggaacttttccctcggtatataccgagggaccagttcctcggaattttccgagggacggctccctcggaattttccgagggatatgtccctcggaatataccgagggaaaagttcctcagaataaacagaggaacctgtccctcggtatagcccgaacgtttttaaaaaacgcatcgatcgatgcgtttttgaacaaaaacgcatcgatcgatgcgtttttgaacaaaaacgcatcgatcgatcaagtgaaaaatataattaatttcttcggaatgtaaaaaatattaatttttttaaaaagataaaatttctgaaatttaaattcgaaaatatgaaattaaaagtaaaattgaaatcatattaattaatattcaaagtttcacaaataaaaataaaacattccgagtttgtggaaaaaaaaaaactacgggtctggcacgtccgggaacacctcgttcgggtacatcctctgcatcatctccatcatttgctggttcagcctcctctgtgcctcatagcccgcctgttgagccgccatctgggtctcaaacaaagatatacgatcatctttgtccttcaactgggccgtaagtacttctggatcaacgaagggcggtggtgcagaagaagggggaaccgaccgggtgcgacgacccaaaccgaccaaacgtcccttcttctttggaaccgactgaatagaaaaaagccaaatttagaaatttaaaccaaaaaataaatgaattgaacttttaaaaacaaagaacttacggattcaacgatttcgttgattcgaaaccgggacaagttggtcgaagccgtcgaagcgtcatcctcggtttgaagctgagacacttcgtctaccacctgagtttggaccaggtcgaccacgtccctcacaagaccgtcatcaatctggtcggtcttcttgttggtatacgccctcctcattagggcgagatcatcaaccggctcgccatcattttcttccgccttgaaaaaaagcataaattaaagaaacattagaaattagaagaaatgcacaataaatttaaattctgaaactcaaataattgaagaaaaacggttgaacttaccatgcgatctccgagagtggcaatagattgagcacccaagttatgcttgtagatgcccttccctttacggtcgctcttgcggttggtggagttggtggaagaagtttctttcgtctcttccttatcccaatgcgcacacaactccttccagaccgtgtcgttcatcgactttgggaccttttaataaaaaaaaagaaaaatttaataaattaaaaatagtttaataaattaaaaaaatggtttaataaattaaatcgaaccttatttatttcccacttcttcttccactcgtggatctgcttcccatagttgtccattactttatggacgaagtggtgatagataaagagcgtctcatcggaattccagttgaactcttgctgaaaaaaacacaattagtagaaaatttatattaaagattaaaaatataagtaaaaattagaatacttaccgcaaactgacgaaaccacagaacctgcttgtcggttgggaagtgagtgaaagtcggatgtccactgtcgagagccgagtacatcatacggttgatccatgcgctgatcccgttcccggatcggttgaaccttagtaaaagaacaaacggttaataatgaatccaaatttaaagaaaaaaaaatgtttaattaccatgtttgaccccgtccatgtggatacggagtgagatacggaagatggtcacgaccgggctgttgaaccaactccgcaacacgcatcactcccggaggacccggatgaacaggagcggatgcagcagcgggagcgagaggagcaggagcgggtgcagcagagggagatgtatggttggagctgtggggcgaaggggaatcttgaaaatggctggaatcccgagactggctccccgtaccaccacgaccacgacgctgtcgaggccgggtcggatcatcatgagacctgtaaatttaaaaaatatatttaataaatacataaatatataaattaattttttttaaaaaaaaattcccaaataatttaatcacaaaaaaagatttatatatatttaaaatttttaataaatatataaaaatagttctaataaacaaaaaatagttggaataaataaaaatagtttaataattacaaaaaaatagttttaataatatatatatattaaaaatatttttaaatcccaataatagtttttaatcacaaaaaagttttatagatatttaaaatgttttgtaaaatccaaaaaattgaatttatatagaaatttttttttgtaaagtccaaaaatcgaatttatatagaaaaatcattttttaaaatacaaaaatcgattttatatacaaaaatcgattttataaatagaaaaaaaaattatacaaaattctaaatcaattcaacaaaacaaatcattcaaccaaatcacaattctaaacctattatacaaagaattcacaatcctaaccaatcaccttaacaaaaatctatcaaaactacacaaaacctaacaaatagaacctaagagagtggatagggtccttacatgatttgtgtaagaaaagggggagatcgccggagatatcgtcggatttcagggggaaatcgacggagaaaaaagagaggagtcgcgcagaggaaaaataaagaaatggggaagaagaagtggctcgtggttataaaacctagggtccgacggatattatccgtcggaattccgtcggaattctaatttcaattttcgcgaaatatttgcccggtaaaatgaaaatattccgaggaaattccgacggatagtaaaatatccgtcggaatttcctcggaatattccgaggaaataccgaggaactagtgtttggggtttcaaaacatcaattttttttgccgtatttcatttcttatacaattgtaatgcataccattgaggattctttgtatagatgagcataaaccatgaaataaaaaatttcaaaactaattgaaagtattccctttaccgttcattaaaaggtataagtgtttgtcttatgttgcgagatttcgttcatacaatcggaaaagtgttaattatacggtaaggaacaaatttttgtcttcataatgaacgtaagacacttaataagggttatataggtgttattcaaacggcaaaacgttgttttcagtttaaaaaccctatttcctcggaatttcctcggattattccgagggaactccgaggaaaccctcttcttcctcggaatatcctcggaatattccgaggaaattccgaggaactagtgtttggggtttcaaaacgtaattttttttaaataaacgcatcgatcgatgcgtttttgaacaaaaacaaatcgatcgattacaaagatggaccgggccgtaagattgtgatcgatcgatgagagaatcccatcgatcgatcgagaatctcaattgttcctcggaatgtcctcggaaaatcttgtatgtttttttaaaaacgcatcgatcgatgcatttttgaagaaaaacaaatcgatcgattacaaagatggacctctgcagactatttggattgagtgcaggggagaggacatctggtctttattggacttcagagttgttgaacttctgggaaacgattggcacaggggtttattgatcttctcaggcaaaggagtcacttatccggagcccagtactgagatatgccacacgcctcattggctcattgctatacgggacaaccacagccgcatcagtcacgcaatgggagttgtgcctcctgtaccaaggtgtgaggcatttgctaccggcatttggaaactctacattcccacctgctactgccttcaacatgggagcggtgctggccgcaaacttagcaggatacaaggggaaagtaaccaaaaaaaagagcaatgcatgtggatttggtgcagtgattactcggatccttagacatgtgggtgtagactgcaagaaccaggaggtagcactggacagatcgaacaacattgcttggaactacctggatgtcatttctctagtaagtaaggagttcatagctggtccccactcgaggatccatcgggatggtccttacgtctacgtattccaggaccgagcgaagaaaacactctactgccacctaccTCAGATCGGTCTCacttctctactttcagaggctgcagttgagttcctaccccctgctaccgcactagtagacaagccatccttcttcacgccaaaatatcagaccaaaggcaagggcgtggttgatgaagaaggagaagatgaggctgcacaagccattccagatgattcacaaccccatcagctactcccatcagactccagccagtacaagctgcaagagcttccaccgaacgccacttcgcaccagcaacaacattggagagatcagagcataaagacaaacaacgacatgctacacaagatctgggctgccattttacgtatcaggccgtgtcgttgccaaaaggatgatgtagttcatcgggacaactctccatccacctctggttcgggttcgagtggtacaca contains the following coding sequences:
- the LOC111211646 gene encoding exopolygalacturonase clone GBGA483-like → MSGNMKAPATVAAVKPNSGWVDFTNLADFTLNGNGAIFDGQGSLAWKANDCAKTGKCNSLPINIRFTGLTNSKIIGITSTNSKLFHMNVLNCKNVTLENIGIDAPPESLNTDGIHIGRSIGVNLIGAKVKTGDDCVSIGDGTENLIVENVECGPGHGIAVGSLGRYPNEQPVRGVTVRKCLIKNTSNGVRIKTWPGSPPGIASNIIFEDITMDNVSTPVLIDQEYCPYTTRKHQGF